The DNA region GGCGCCTTTCGAGCAGCCCGCGGCGATCGCCGCGCTGGTGCGTGATTTCATCAAAAAGTAACAACATCCCCGATGGCCGCGCGACTCGTTGCGATCGGCGACTCGACCCCGCGCGAGTTCCCGCTCAATCGCGACCGCGCCGCCATTGGCAGCGCAGCGGGTAGCGATCTCCTCCTCGCCGACCGGACCGTCTCCCGCAATCACGCGACCCTCGAGCGGCGCGACGGCGTCTGGTTTCTCGCGGATACCGGCTCGACCAATGGCACGTTTCGCAACGGGGAGCGCGTCAACACCGCGACCCGCCTGCGCGACGGCGACGAACTGCGCTGGGGTGCCGTGCGCTATCGCTTCGCCGATGAGATCCAGGCGTCTGCGGCTGCGCCCATGCCCGCGCGGCGCAAAAGCGTATGGCGCTTCGCGGCCTTGGTCCTGATTCTTGTCGCCGCCTTCGGCACGACGCTCTTCGTGATCAATTTCGACCGGATGGAAAATCCCGGCGTCACCCCGACCGCGCGAGCAACTTCATTGCTAGCGACCGCGCCCGCAGCGGCATCGCCCGCCACTGCACCAGCCGTCACTCCGCAGGTCGCCACCGCGGCCACTCCGGTGCCGCCGGCCCCGCCCGAGTCCGAACCGCTGGGTTGGCTCATCGCCTTGAACAACTATCGACGGGCCGCAGGCGTCGCCGAGGTCAGCGACGACCCGCGCTTGAGTCCCGGCTGCGCCGCGCATTCCCGCTATATCGTCAAGAATTTCAGCGCCGCGATCGGCCGCGGTCTCGGCGGTACGATCCATACTGAGGACTCGGCCAAGCCCTGGTTCACCGCAGCCGGCTTGAACGCGGCGCGCAATGGCGACGTCGACGAGATGTGGGACCCCGGCCATGTCGCAACGCCGTCGTGGGCGATCGACAATCTGATGGAGGGACCCTTTCATCGCGTCTCGATGCTCGACCCGCGCCTGCGCAGCGTCGGCTATGGCCATTTCTGCGAGAACGGCTACTGCGTCGCGACGCTTGATATCCACAGCGACGCCAGCGGACTCACGCCGCCGCTCGCCAAACCGATTGAGTATCCACCCGACGGCGCCACGATTACCACGACCTCCTTCACTGGAGAATGGCCCAATCCGCTGACCAGTTGCCCAGGCTACGTCGCGCCTGCGGGCTACGCGATCACGCTGCAGCCCGGCGCCGGGGCAGTTCCACCAGTGACTAACTATTCGCTGACGCGCACCGCACCGACGGCACAAAAGCTCGACGCCTGCGCGCTCACGGCGCAGACCTACACGAACCCGGATCCGGTTGCTCAGGAAGTCACGCGCGCGGGTTTGCGCGCCTATGGCGCGATCGTGATCATGCCGCGCCAGCCCCTCCAACGCGGCGATTACGCAGTCTCGATCACCGCCGGCGCCCAGACCTACGCCTGGTCATTCTCCGTCAACCCATGACTTTTTGTAGCTGTGTTGCACAGTTTACGCTATGATGACCATTATGACTAGGATGACTATGAGATTAAATGATCACGAAGATCGCGCGACTTGGGCGGTTGCCGAGGCTAAGGCGCGCTTCAGCGAGGTGATTGACCGCGCACTCGCGGATGGTCCACAGACCATCACTCGTAAAGGTCAAAAGGCGGTGGTCGTCGTGTCGGCTGAGGAGTGGCAGCGCAAGACCAAACGCAAGGGCAACCTTGCGGAGTTCTTCGCGGCCTCGCCGCTGCGCGGCTCGAACCTGAAGATTAAACGGTCCAAGGATAGGCCGCGCGAGATTGAGGTGTGAATTTTCTGGTCGACACCAACGTGGTGTCGGAATGGGTCACGCCGCAACCGGATCGCAACGTTATTTCCTGGCTGGCCAACGTAGACGAAGACCGGGTGTTCATCAGCGTCATTTCGTTCGCGGAAATCCGCCGAGGGCTCGAGATGTTGCCGGCCGGGCGCCGCCGCGACCGCCTGGCGGCCTGGCTTACCGAGGAACTACCGGTGCGGTTCGAAGACCGCATCCTCAACATTGATCCGCACGTTGCTGAGACCTGGGGCGTGGTCATGGCACGGGGCCAGAAGCTCGGCCTGACGCTCGGGTCGATGGACGCGTTCGTCGCCGCCACCGCAGAGGTTCATACGCTCACGCTCGCTACCCGCAACGTGAAGGACTTCGAGCGCTTGGGCATCTCGCTGCTTGACCCTTGGCAGCCCGGTTAATGAGCTTTCCCTCTGACTTTTGCGCTTGCGTGACCGCGGCGGCTCGAATAGTGCTGTAGGGTCAACCTTTCTCGAACCACGCTTGGTAGTGATGAAAACGAAATTACTCCGGATGGCGAGCGCTGCGCTCGTCGCGCTCGCGCTAACCGCCGCGGCCTGTCAGGGCGCGGCCAACCCTAAATTGGACGGATTACCTGTGCGCAACACTGGACATTACGTGACGCTCGAAACTGACCGCGGGAATATCGTGCTGGAACTTTATCCCGAGGTCGCTCCCAAAACTGTCGCCAACTTCGAAAAGCTCTCGAAGGACGGCTTCTATAACAACCTGACGTTTCATCGGGTCGAGCCCGGCTTCGTCGTGCAGGGTGGCGACCCGGCAGGCAACGGCACGGGCGGCCCCGGTTACGAGGTGCCGGCCGAAATCAGCTTGACCGAGAAACATCTGCGCGGCACCCTCGCGATGGCGCGGACCGGCGACAACGTCAATCCCGAGCGCAAATCCAGCGGCAGCCAGTTCTATATCTGCCTCGCCCCGGCGCCTTTCCTCGACGGCCAGTACACCTCGTTCGGCGGCGTCGTCGAAGGGATGAACGTGGTCGATCAGATCAAGGTCGGCGACCATATCAAGAAGGCCGTCGTCAGTAGCGCTCTGCCGAAATAGGCGCTCCGGCGCAACGCATTCCATTATGGGCGCATCAGGAAGCGGCCAGCCGCAGGCGGCCTACTTCACCCAGCCAGCTTACTTCACCGTCGACCTGCACCTGCACACGACGCGCGGCAGCTCCGATTCCAATCTCTCGCCCAAGGAGCTGATCGAGCGCGCCCGCGCGATCGCGATCGGCGCGGTCTGCGTCACCGAACACGACAATCTGTGGGACTTAAAAGAGATCGCGCCGTTGGCCGATGCGGCCGGCGTCGTCTGTATCCGCGGGATGGAAGTGACTACCGAGCAGGGGCACGTCGGCGTCTTCGGTTTGAACGAGTATGTTGGCGGCATTTACAAGCTCGCGGGCTTGCGCAAGGTCGTCGATCAGCATGGCGGCATCATGATCGCGAACCATCCCTTTCGCTACAAGCTCGACCCGCGCTTCGCCTTCATGAACTCGGATGACGAGCCGATCGACCCGGCGCATCCCGAACGCGCGGCCAAGCTCGAAATCATTCAGATGTGCGACGCGATCGAAGTTTTGAACGCGGCTTGCTCCGAAGAGGAGAATCAGTTCGCCTTGCGAGTCGCGCGCGCCCTCGGCCTGGCCGAAGTTGCCGGCTCGGATTCGCACTCGGCCAATTCGATCGGCGTCGCAACGACATTGTTAGCTGAACCGATTCGCACCGACCGCGACCTGATCGAAGCGATTCGCGCGCGCCAAACGCGTGCGGGCCGCGGTCTGCTGAGCGGCGCCGTCGTGCCCTTCGAACTTGCTTAAAGCATGGGTTAGCGCTTGCGGTTTTCGTCCGCCGACTTGACCGCAAACGGCGCGATGAAGGCCTGAGCGGGATCGGCGAGTAAATTGAGGAACTTCAGCTCGGCAAATTTGCCCGCAACCTGAATCGTCGAGATCGACGCATTGTCGATCCGCAACCGATGAAAGTACGCCAACTCCAGCCCCATGAAATGGCATAACACGGTGCGAATGATGTCGCCGTGCGAAACGAACATCACCCGGTCACCCGGATAGCGCCCGAGCGCGTCCATCACCGCACCGACCCCGCGCGCCTGCACCTGCGGGATACTCTCGCCGCCCGGGGTTGCCTTCTCGACCGGCGCCTGACGATATTCGGCGTAATAGGGGTCGGCGATCAGCTCGTGATAGACCATCCCTTCCCAGCGGCCGTAGAGCACTTCGGCGATCGCCGGCTCTTCGACGATCTTGATGCCCCCCAACCCCGCCGCCATGATGTCGGCGGTTTGTCGCGCACGGACGAGCGGGCTCGTAACGATCACGTCGGGCCGGAGCTCCGCCGCGAAGCGCGCCGCCGCCTCCACCTGCGATCGCCCGCGCGCGTTGAGCTCGATCGGGTTGCGCCCCATCACGCGGCCCTCGCGATTCCAGTCGGTCTCGCCGTGCCGCATGAGCATCACCGCCCCGCGCAGGTCGCTATGCTCGACGAGCTTCTGTGCCACGTAAAAAGGACCGAGCGCCATGCGTACGCGCCGTCAGCTCACGCCAACGCTGGCATCATCGCCAACGTCCGAGCAATGGCTGACGCCCGCGCAGCTTTTATCTATGACTTGCTGCAAGAATCTGCGATCAGAGCAAGAATCCGCCGGCTTTACCGTCCAGCAGCGGCGGCGTGATCTTGAGCCTGATTTTGGGCATGGCCGTGAGCGCCGTCGGTCGGCGCGGCGAGTCCGCAGAACGCCTCGTAATCGATCAGGGTGGTCTGCGTCGGATGGTCGCTGCAGACCGGGCATTCCGGATTGCGCCGGATCTTTAGCATCCGCACATAGTCGCTCGACAGCGTATCGAAATAAACCATCTTCCCCATCAGCGGCTTGCCCGCACCGAGAATCAGCTTGATCGCCTCCAGCGCTTCGATTGAGCCGATCACGCCCGGCAGCGCGCCGAGCACTCCGGCCTCAGCGCACGAGGGCGCCATGTCGGGCGGCGCCGGCTCCGGGTAGAGGCAGCGATAACACGGGCCGCCGGCGGCTGGATGAAAGACCGTGGCGTTGCCCTCGAAACGAAAAATCGCGCCGTCCACCAAGGGCTTTTTCGCGAATACGCAGGCGTCGTTAATCAAGTAGCGAGTGGGGAAATTATCGCCGCAATTTACGACGACGTCGTAAGCCTTGACGATCTCCATCACGTTTTCGGCGCTGAGCCGCACGTCGTGGCGGACGACCTTGACGCCGGGATTGATCGCGCTGAGCTGCTTCTGCGCCGATTCCGTCTTGGCCATCCCGACGCGATCGACGGTGTGAATAATCTGCCGCTGCAAATTAGAGAGATCGACGACGTCGAAATCGACCAGGCCGATCGTGCCGACGCCCGCCGCCGCAAGATACATCGACGTGGGCGAGCCCAGAGCGCCCGCACCGAGGATCAGCACTTTCGCATCGAGCAGCTTCGCCTGCCCCTTCTCGCCCACCTCCGGAATCACAAAATGGCGCGAGTAGCGGGTTAATTCATCGGGCGTAAAAGCCCGGTCGGCAACAAAGGGCAGCCCGCGATCTTTCCAGGCATTGAAACCCCCGGTCAGATTGTAGAGGTTTTCGTAACCCAGCTCGTGCAGTGTGCGTGCCGCCAGCAACGAGCGCGTCCCCGATGCGCACTGGAGAATCACCGGCGTCTTATGATCGGGCACTTTCTCCTCGATGCGTAGTTCGAGGAAGCCGCGCGGGATAAACACCGCCTGCGGAATATGGCCCTGCCGCCATTCGTCGCTCTCGCGCACATCGACCAACACCGTGCCGGGCTTGTCGAGCATCCGGCGCGCCTCGTCAATATCTATCTGCTTAATCGTCGAGCGCGCTTCGTCGAGGATATTCTTCGAGGTTTTCGCCATCGTTGATTCCTTTGGTCGGGTTCGCACTGATTCAGCTTCGGGATTATCATAAGCATCGTCGGTGCACGATGCAGAAACACCGCTTACCCGCCGATCATGAGGTGCGATTCGAGGAAGGTTCGCACAAAGTTGAGCACCTGACTCGCGTGACCGCGCGGCGCCACGTCGGCGAAGGTCCGCGCCACCCGTCCGTCCTTGCCGATCACGAAAGTGACGCGCCTGGCAGTCTTGCCGTTAAGCACGCCAAAGGCGCGCGCGAGGTCGCCACCGGTGTCGGCGAGAAGCGTAAAGGGAAACGCATGTTTTTCAGCAAAGCTCTGATGGGATTCCAAGCTGTCGGTGCTGACTCCGACGATCGCGCAGTTGAGCGCCGCGAACTGAGCATGCAGATCGCGGAATTCCTTGCCCTCGACCGTGCATCCGGGGGTGTCGTCCTTCGGATAGAAATAGACGACGACGCAGCGTCCGCGATAATCGGCCAGCCGATGCGGCCGGCCGTGCTGATCGAGCAGACTGACCTCGGCGGCGGCGAATTCCAGTGCGCGCGCCTCCTCAGCTTGCGGCGGCATGAACTTCAGCCTGCTCCGCGACCGCGCGCCGTTTGGTAAACTTGATCGCAGCGTTATCGATATTGATCGAGCAGAGCGACCCACACATGCTGCAGACGTTCGACCCGCCGGCCTCGCTTTCTTCCTTGTAGCGCCGAGCCTTGTCCGGATCCATTGCCATCGCGTACATCCCTTCCCAATTGAGCGCTTTGCGATACCGCGACATCTGATCATTCCAGGCCTTGGCGGCACGCACGCCCTTCACCAGGTCGCCCGAATGCGCCGCGATCCGCGTGGCGATCACGCCTTCGCGCACATCCTCGATATCGGGCAGCCGCAGATGCTCCGCGGGCGTCACGTAGCACAGGAAGTCGGTGCCGGCGGCCGACGCGATCGCGCCGCCGATCGCGCCGGTGATATGATCGTAACCGGGCGCAACGTCGCAGGTCAGCGGTCCAAGAACGTAGAAGGGCGCGCCCCCGCACACCCGCTTTTGCAGCTTGACGTTGGCCTCAATCTGATCGAGCGGCACATGCCCTGGCCCTTCGATCATCACCTGCACGCCGCGTGCGCGCGCCCGCTCGGTCAGCTCGCCGAGAATCAGCAGCTCAGCCAGCTGGCCGCGATCAGTCGCGTCGCCAGTCGCGCCGGGCCGCAGGCCGTCCCCCAACGAAATCGTGACGTCATGCTCGCGCAGAATGTCGCAGACCTCGTCGTAATGTTCGTAGAGCGGATTCTCGTTGCCGGTGCGCTCAATCCAGGCCGCGAGCAGCGCCCCCCCGCGCGAGACGATACCCTCGATCCGCTGATGGCCCCGCAGCTTGCTGACGCTGTCGCGCGTCACGCCGCAATGGAGCGTCATGTAGTCCACGCCTTGGCGGGCCTGGCGCTCAATCACATCGAGGAAAAACTTCGTCTCGAGATCCATGATCGAGTTTTCCGACGCCACCTGGTAAATCGGCACCGTGCCGAGAATCACCTGGCAGCGCGACAAAATCTCAACCCGAATCTGATCGAGGTCGGTGCCAGTCGAGAGATCCATCACCGAATCTGCGCCGTAGCGCACCGCAGTGTAGAGCTTCTCGACCTCCTCGCTCACCAACTGATGAAAGTTGGAGGCCCCGATATTCGCATTGACCTTGGTGCGCAGCCTGCGCCCGATCCCGATCGCGCGAAAATCATGATGCAGGTTGTGCGGAATGACGACCTCGCCCGAGGCCACCAGCTCGCGAATTTCCTCGACGCTGAGGCCTTCATCCTCGGCGACCTCGCTTATCTGTTGGGTGATGATACCCTGTCGTGCAGCTTCAAGTTGAGTCATATTGCGCCTCTGGCAGAAAATCTCGCGCGATGTCTGGAAGCCATTCTAGCACTTCCAGATACGCCTCAATATGGACGGCCTCGTGGCTTCGGATGCTCCGATATACGAACCTTTTTCAAGCTCGAGTCGGAGAAGGTGTCGTCCGGACCGCCACTATAGGTGGCGTGCTAAAAGACAGTCAAGCCAAAGTATCAGCCAGCCGTCAGAGCGAACTGCTGCCCCGGTGTTGATTGCGGCGGCTTCAGATTGGCCTCCGAAATCCTCCCTGCCACCCTTCGTTCCGGGCGCGGCAGCCGCCTGGTGCAAATCTGACTAACTGCGTTCCCGACGCTCGAACGAGGGCCCCGAGAAGCCCGTGCCGAAATTGATGCGGGTGTTGCCGGTGTTCATGCCGCCATCAACCACCATCGCGGTCCCGGTGATCCATTCCGCTTCGTCGCTGGCGAGAAACAGCGCCATCGCCGCGATATCCTCGGGCCGTCCGGCGCGCGGGATTGGCTGCGAGCGATCCATATTAGCGCGCGCCGCCTCCTCACCGCCCGGCATCCCACGATAGACCAGCGGCGTCAGGACGCCGCCCGGACAGATACAATTCACCCGGATCCGATCGCGGCCGAGTTCAATCGCGGCGCTCTCGGTCAGGCTCACGACCGCGGCCTTCGCGGCGCTGTAGGCGTGCAGCCCGGCCACTCCGCGCAGCCCGGCCACCGACGACGTCGAGATGATCGATCCGCCCCCGGCTTTGCGCATCGGCGCGATCGAATACTTGATCCCGAGAAACACTGCGCGCGTCAGAATGATGAAGCTCTTGTCCCAATCCGCGCCCTCGGTCTCTTCGAGACGCCCGGTCGCGCCGCCGATACCCGCGTTGTTGTAGGTGATATCGAGGCGGCCGAACTCGCTGATTGCGCGCTCGATCATGGACTTGATCGCGGCGTCGCTGGCAACATCAGTATGTTGAAAAACCGCGCGCCCACCTGCCGACGCAATTTCCGCGATCGTCGCTTCGCCTGCTTGCGAATTAAGGTCCGCGACGACAACGGCCGCGCCCTCTTTAGCGAAACGCAGAGCCGTCGCCCGGCCCATCCCGCTTGCCGCGCCAGTGATCACTGCGACTTTACCGTCGAGCTTGCCCATGGATTCTCCTTACGATTATGACAGACGCTTGTAAATTCGCTGTAAGTCGCGCGAACCGCGCTCACTTGCCCTTGATTAGCGCCGTCGCCTGCTCGAGCCGGTCGCTATACGCGTTGAGCGCGCCCGCGGTGATTTTGGCGTAACGATTGGCGTCGTTCCAGCGCCGATCTTCGATCGCCTCGGTCACGCCGGGCAGCGTTTTGGCCCGATAACCAGTAAAGCGGCCCGGTGCGTAGATGAGATTCCTGTACCACTGACGCCCGGGCAGGCCGACCTCCGGGGCTAGCGTCTGATCGAGGTCGAGCATCAGCGCGTCCAGCCGCGCGCGCTGTGTGTCGGAGAGCTGAGCGGCGTTGGCCGCGAGCGTCTCGTCATACGCCATCGCGACCCGCTTGAGGCGCGCGACCGCATCTTCGAGCGCGGCGAATTCGATATGCGGAACGCGATCGAGCGCCTCGGGCAGGCCGCTCGACTTGGTCGGATCGTCGGCGAGCTGAAAGGCGCGGTCGCCGATCATCTTGGTTTGGATTTCGGCCTTTTCGCGCTCATCGTCGGCGAGCTTCTTGGCCTGATCGAGATAATCCGCCACGGCGTCGGCAAATGCGCCAGTGTGTTGCATCGGGACTTCGGCCGCGGCCGCACGTAGGACTATCCGCCCGATCGTTTTCGCGAGCAGCGCGTCGTAGACGAAGCCCGGATCGACGAAACGGCTGTGATGCTCGAACGTATCGTAGCGCGAGTGGTAGACCCCGTAGGTCTCGCCCTCGCCCTCGAACGAAACATCGAGCGCGGGAATTCCGAGATGATCAATGAAGCTGGAAAAATCCGAGCCCGAGCCCAGCGCCTCGATCGGAAAGTCCTTGTCAGCCTGTGCGGCGATCTTGGCATCAGCTTTAGCCTGCTCGCCGGCGTCGGGTTCGAGCGCCTCGACCTGCATCTTCGCGCGCAGCCGCTGTCCGATCGGAGCACCGGTCTCCGGATCGATTACGTCGCTCGCCACCTGATTCACCAGATGCCCGAACTCCGGGCTGCCGCCGACGCTCAGCAGACCCCGTCCGTTGGTGTCGGAATTGACGTAGAGCACGGTCTTTTTCTTGAGCTCGTCGGCGTGAGTCTCGGCCCATTCGGTCGAGCCGAGGAGCATCGGTTCTTCGGCGTCCCAGCTCGTATAGACTATCGTGCGACGCGGCCGCCACCCCTGCTTGACGAGCCCGCCGATCGCCTGCGCCTCCGCCAGCAAGGCCGCCTGGCCGGAGAGCGGATCGCTCGCGCCAAAGACCCAGCCGTCATGATGATTGCCGCGCACGATCCATTCATCGGGCAGGACCGCGCCCTTCATCGTCGCGATCACGTCGTCGATCGCTTTGATGCTCCAGTCGGACTTGATCGCCAGATGCGCGACGGCCGCGCCGGGCCCGACGTGATAGGTAATCGGCAACGCGCCGCGCCAGGCGGGAGGAACCACGCGCCCACCGAGCGCCGCGAGCAGCGCCTGCGCATCGGCGTAGGAGATCGGAACGACGGGAATCTTGAGAATCGTCGTCGCCTCGGCTCTGGTCAGCCGCTTCGCGTCTTTGGTCGCGCCGACGCCGGGCGTCAACGGATCGCCGGGATACAGCGTCATGTCGGCGACCGAGCCGCGCTGGATGCCGCGCGGCGGACGCATCGGCCCAACGGGGTAAGTCTCGTCAACCGAGTAGCCGTCCTGCGCGGGATCGGAATAGATGATGCACCCGACCGCGCCGTGGTCCTGCGCGAGCTTCGGCTTGAGCCCGCGCCATCCGGCGCCGTAACGCGCGATCACGATCCTGCCTTTGACGTTGACGCCCAGCCGCGCGAGCGTTTTGTAATCGTCCTGCATCCCGTAATTGACGTAAACCAGAGGCGCGGTGACGTCGCCGTCGCCCTGATAAGTGACGTAGGCCGGCAACGCCGGCTCGGTAGCGGTTGCACTCGAATCGCCGGGGATTGGCGGCTCCTGCAGCGTCGCGACGAAGTGATCAGGCGCCGTCAACTCGAGGGTTTCGCTGAGCGGCGTCGGATAGAGCACCCAGAAAGTTTCGATATGCGCGTCCCAGCCCCAGCTCTTGAACCAGCCGAGGATGCGCTCGGCATTGGCCTTGTCGTGCGGCGAGCCCACCTGGTTCGGCTCGCTCGCCAGAACCTTCACCCAGTCGCGCAAGTCGTCCGGATGGATTTGCGCGTCAAAATTGTGTTCGAGCGGAGCCTCGTCGGACGGCGCCGCGGAGGGCGCAGGGGAGGCCGTCGGTGACGGCGCGGCGAAAGCCGCAAACGCCCATAACAGGCCCGCGGCCGCGAGTAGCATGATCGTGCGCATCGATACGGACCGCGATGGCGCGGAAGGATTTACGGGCGTGCGATCCCGGCGACTGCCGCCATAAGATCGATCGCCTCCTCCTGCGCGGGCCGGACGACGAGACAATGCGCGCCGGAATCCTCCCACGCGCGGTAGCGCGCGCGAATCCGGTCAGGCGGTCCCACCAGCGCGCGCAGGTCTATCAGATCGTCGGGCACCGCGGCGGTCGCTTCGGCCTTCCGACCGGCGAGGAAAAGCTCCTGGATACGCTCGGCGGCTTCGGGGAAGCCCTGCTGGATCATGAGGTCCTTGTGGAAATTCTTGCTGCGCGCGCCCATGCCGCCGACATACAGCGCGACGTCGGGCTTCATGCGATTGAGCGCGGCCTTGACGTCGCGATCGATGACCACCGGCAGCATCGGATAGATCTCAAATTTGTCGAGTGACTTGCCGTTCCCGGCGCGCCGAAAACCCTCCTCCAGCCACGGCCGATAACGCGGCAACGAGCCCGGCACGAAGCCCAGCGGCAGCCAACCATCGCAAATCTCCGCGCAGAGCCGGACTGTCGCCTCATTCTCAGCGCCGAGCAGGATCGGAATGTTCGGGTTCATGTGCAGGATCGACTTGAGCGGCTTGCCGAGCCCGCTCGCGCCGGGTCCGGTGTAAGGAATCGAGATCTCTTTGCCCCGATGCTCGGCCGGCTGCTCGCGGCGAAAGATCTGGCGCATGATCGTGACGTAATCGCGCAGCCGGTAATAGGGACGCCCCCACGGCTCGCCGTACCAGCCCTCGACGATTTGCGGACCGGAGACTCCCAGCCCGACCATCATGCGGTTACCGCCCGCCAGCGCGTCCACCGTGCCTGCGCACATCGCGGCGTTGGCCGGACTGCGCGCCGCGAGTTGGAGCACGCCGCTGCCGAGGCGGATGCGCTTGGTCAGCGCCGCGATATAGGCGAGCGGACTGATCGCGTCGGAGCCGTAACTCTCGGCCGTCCAGACCGAGTCGTAACCCAAAGCCTCGGCGCGAAGAATCCGCTCGATCGGGAGCTTTAGATTCGCACCGGAATAGCCAATCGATAGGCCGAGCTTCATGAAATCTTCCTCTGCAGCGAGTTCAAGTGAGTAGAGTTATCGCTCATCAGTCGCGGAAACGAAAGCGTTGAAGCCGACGGCGAAATTGCGCCAGGTTTGTTGGCGCAGTTGGAACGCACCCGACGATGCGTCCGGCTTAGCTGGCTTCAACCAATTATCATTCTGTTCCTCGGGGCGGGTTGCCGGCTTGAGGCTTACAACGCGGCAAATAGAGCGACTACGCTCACGCAGATCCACTAGTCACAGAAAAGACAGGGGTGGACTCACGAAGATCCGCTCGGTAGATCGGCGCTTCGACGGCAACAGGCAGCGATGGTCGGACCTACTGCTCGATGCTGTGCGCGCGGAGACTGGAACAACTATTCGCAGCGATAGCCCCTACGGTCTTAATATCGGTAGGAAACTTAGACTGGAGGATCGTTCCTTAGATGGGGGCCACTCCGTCGTCCCCACAAGGAAAGTGCCAATTCCTGCAACTGGTGGTCGTATTCCCGATCGTCGCAAAAATCGATGTAGCGGTGGTCTCGCAAAGTATGAGGGAGTTTCAGAACTTTCGCGGTAAATGCCGATCATCCGAAATGCAGGTTCACGTAAGCGCCTAGAGTTTGCTAGCTGAATCTCAAAATGTAGGGCTCCGGAGCGCTGTTTGTCGACCGCGGCAACCGCCGCAGGGGTAATCACGAATAGCAAAGCATCTGAATCGCGGTCTATCTCTGAGGTCATGTAGTCGCTGAAGGACTCGCCATAATTTACCTCAAATTCGTCCAAGCGCACGTCGATTCCCCACCTTTCTCGAAGATCGGTGACCATTTTTCGCACCCAGCCATCCCGGATTGCGTCCTGATGTTTGTAGGAAATAATTGCCCTTGGACGAGGGATCCCTGACGCGGTAACCAATTTAAGAAAACTCCCAAAGCGATCTTCCGCCGCGTTGAGCCAGTCTCCGATTGCCCAATTGATGCTGTCACCATCGTCCTCGCCGCGGTCCTTAGTTCGTTTTCGGAGGTCCAACACAATGCCCCACACCTCAAGCATCTCGCGGCGAGAAAGCTCTTTGGCAAGCTTTAGCCCACTCGCGTAGAATTCCGCTCCGAGTTGCTGAAGCCGGGACATCTGAGAAGGAGAGAGGAGTTGCCGTCTTATGGAGTAGTCAGGCATGTCGATTTCCTTCAGCGCCACTAGGCCCCTTCGGATCATGATGTTACGCTGTCGCCCGGGGTCGCCCGTCCGCAACTCGACGGTTCGTCCCGAATTGATCATTCGCGATCCACCGGCAGTCCGGCCTTCAACCAGCCGCCGAGCCCACCGGCTAGCGGACGGACCGAGGGTATGCCGGCTAACCTAAGGAGTCGCGCCGCACGGACGCTGCTGGCTTCATGCGGTCAAGTGCAGTAGGTGATCACGTCCTTGCTCTTCTCCACCGCCGCAATCCAGCCTGGGAGCTCGCGCGGAACCGGGCTGATCGCTCCGCTGATCCTCACCGGATCCGGCTTACGGGTGACGTCGAGAATCAAGGCGCGCCCTTGGTCCAACAGGCGTTTGGCCTCGAGCGGTTCGATCCGTCTGGTCCGGAAGTCCATCATACTGACGAAGCGGGAGAACCATATTCTGCGCCACCTGCTCTCCTTCGCCGGCCCACCACGCGACGAGCGGGCTAAAGCCGCCGCCGCTTTAGCCTCCGCACTGGAAGGTACATAG from Candidatus Binataceae bacterium includes:
- a CDS encoding LLM class F420-dependent oxidoreductase gives rise to the protein MKLGLSIGYSGANLKLPIERILRAEALGYDSVWTAESYGSDAISPLAYIAALTKRIRLGSGVLQLAARSPANAAMCAGTVDALAGGNRMMVGLGVSGPQIVEGWYGEPWGRPYYRLRDYVTIMRQIFRREQPAEHRGKEISIPYTGPGASGLGKPLKSILHMNPNIPILLGAENEATVRLCAEICDGWLPLGFVPGSLPRYRPWLEEGFRRAGNGKSLDKFEIYPMLPVVIDRDVKAALNRMKPDVALYVGGMGARSKNFHKDLMIQQGFPEAAERIQELFLAGRKAEATAAVPDDLIDLRALVGPPDRIRARYRAWEDSGAHCLVVRPAQEEAIDLMAAVAGIARP
- a CDS encoding peroxiredoxin: MPPQAEEARALEFAAAEVSLLDQHGRPHRLADYRGRCVVVYFYPKDDTPGCTVEGKEFRDLHAQFAALNCAIVGVSTDSLESHQSFAEKHAFPFTLLADTGGDLARAFGVLNGKTARRVTFVIGKDGRVARTFADVAPRGHASQVLNFVRTFLESHLMIGG
- a CDS encoding SDR family oxidoreductase, with amino-acid sequence MGKLDGKVAVITGAASGMGRATALRFAKEGAAVVVADLNSQAGEATIAEIASAGGRAVFQHTDVASDAAIKSMIERAISEFGRLDITYNNAGIGGATGRLEETEGADWDKSFIILTRAVFLGIKYSIAPMRKAGGGSIISTSSVAGLRGVAGLHAYSAAKAAVVSLTESAAIELGRDRIRVNCICPGGVLTPLVYRGMPGGEEAARANMDRSQPIPRAGRPEDIAAMALFLASDEAEWITGTAMVVDGGMNTGNTRINFGTGFSGPSFERRERS
- a CDS encoding transferrin receptor-like dimerization domain-containing protein, with protein sequence MLLAAAGLLWAFAAFAAPSPTASPAPSAAPSDEAPLEHNFDAQIHPDDLRDWVKVLASEPNQVGSPHDKANAERILGWFKSWGWDAHIETFWVLYPTPLSETLELTAPDHFVATLQEPPIPGDSSATATEPALPAYVTYQGDGDVTAPLVYVNYGMQDDYKTLARLGVNVKGRIVIARYGAGWRGLKPKLAQDHGAVGCIIYSDPAQDGYSVDETYPVGPMRPPRGIQRGSVADMTLYPGDPLTPGVGATKDAKRLTRAEATTILKIPVVPISYADAQALLAALGGRVVPPAWRGALPITYHVGPGAAVAHLAIKSDWSIKAIDDVIATMKGAVLPDEWIVRGNHHDGWVFGASDPLSGQAALLAEAQAIGGLVKQGWRPRRTIVYTSWDAEEPMLLGSTEWAETHADELKKKTVLYVNSDTNGRGLLSVGGSPEFGHLVNQVASDVIDPETGAPIGQRLRAKMQVEALEPDAGEQAKADAKIAAQADKDFPIEALGSGSDFSSFIDHLGIPALDVSFEGEGETYGVYHSRYDTFEHHSRFVDPGFVYDALLAKTIGRIVLRAAAAEVPMQHTGAFADAVADYLDQAKKLADDEREKAEIQTKMIGDRAFQLADDPTKSSGLPEALDRVPHIEFAALEDAVARLKRVAMAYDETLAANAAQLSDTQRARLDALMLDLDQTLAPEVGLPGRQWYRNLIYAPGRFTGYRAKTLPGVTEAIEDRRWNDANRYAKITAGALNAYSDRLEQATALIKGK
- the thiC gene encoding phosphomethylpyrimidine synthase ThiC, whose amino-acid sequence is MTQLEAARQGIITQQISEVAEDEGLSVEEIRELVASGEVVIPHNLHHDFRAIGIGRRLRTKVNANIGASNFHQLVSEEVEKLYTAVRYGADSVMDLSTGTDLDQIRVEILSRCQVILGTVPIYQVASENSIMDLETKFFLDVIERQARQGVDYMTLHCGVTRDSVSKLRGHQRIEGIVSRGGALLAAWIERTGNENPLYEHYDEVCDILREHDVTISLGDGLRPGATGDATDRGQLAELLILGELTERARARGVQVMIEGPGHVPLDQIEANVKLQKRVCGGAPFYVLGPLTCDVAPGYDHITGAIGGAIASAAGTDFLCYVTPAEHLRLPDIEDVREGVIATRIAAHSGDLVKGVRAAKAWNDQMSRYRKALNWEGMYAMAMDPDKARRYKEESEAGGSNVCSMCGSLCSINIDNAAIKFTKRRAVAEQAEVHAAAS